TGTCATCTGCCgacaatttttaaataattcaatcttcGTATATGTTTTTACTAAGAGTAATTTTTGCCACATTTTAACGCTAAAATGTTTTTCAgtagagagttaaaatgtaacAAAGGGTGCTCTaagtaaaacatatatataaagtttggattttttaaaaataatcatgaTTCTTAAAAGGAAAGTGAGCATAGAGTTGAATGGAATTGCAATTTGCAAGTGTGATGCAAATGGGTATAAAACATGTGTCCCGTGGAATGAAGATAGTGCAGAACCCGTGATTAGTGGGTGACACAACCTGACTTAAAATTGGTATCCTTAAATGAGGTTCAAGGTTAGTGAAGATACCATTACTATCTAGCTAGATTCCCACTTTGTTTTTTAAGATAGCCGTAGTAGATAGGTTGTTTGGTCATAGTATTTGACTTTTTAAGCTTAATCCATTTATAAttgtatgcttttttttttctcaaaataatCTTAAAAGAGTTGAGAATCCTTGTTGAGTAAGTTCCTATATTATCATTTGAGTGATATTTCTAAATTGGTTTTATGAGCGGAATGTATTAGGTATGATAATGTTGTTATGATAATGTGGATGATATTGTAGGAATATATTTCCAAATTgcaatattttgaaattttaaaataaaattttaaattagtggaaaaaattttcTATTTGTGAGCTTAGTAATGGCGGCTGTTTTATAATCGTGGTGGTTGAATGATTTCTAAATGGAAAAAAGTACAAGTTCTAACTTTTAGTAGTTGACCCATCAAGCTTGATCCATTTATAATTACAACTATGTACGCAAATAACTGGTGGATGTTTTATAAAAAAGTGCTATGATTGTTGATTAATGATTTCTATGTAGAAAAAGTACAGGTTCTAATGTCAATGGATGAGTCTTCACATAATGACATCTTCATCACAAACTCTTTCCTTCATTTCATTATATCTGCTACTGATGGTGATATTTTCCCACTCGACATATTACAATCGGGTGCGGGTATTTCCAAAAGGAGGAAGTTTAAGATAAACTCCTAGTCTCCTACAGacttttttctaattttgtgTTAAACCGGCTTGATTTTTCATTGATCTGTGTCATATGTTACACACTAGTATAGGGTTGCACGAAAACTCAATACTCCTTGTGTGTTAACCTAACTCGGTTGTCGTTCTTCAGTGTTATATATTGTACAATGGAAATCTGCCTTTTTCAAACTATCTTAGCtcattcaattttgatctataaTGTCGAATATGATTTAGTCGAATTCAGGCCACTCTTGaaacatatatatcatgttCGTTTACAGGTAAATCATGGAAACCTAGTTAGGTTGGAAGGATTTTCGATAGACCCTGAGGATGCTAGTTGCTACCTAGTTTACGAGTACATTGAAAATGGATCGCTTTGTTCGTGGCTACACGAGAACAAGGGAAAATTGAACTGGAAAGCAAGACTAAGAATCTCTGTCGATGTTGCAAATGGTCTTCAATACATTCACGAGCATACGAGGCCACAAGTGGTGCACAAAGACATCAAGAGCAGCAACATTCTCCTCGACACCAATATGCGAGCCAAGATTGCCAATTTCGGGTTAGCAAGGTCTGGATGCAACGCCATTACAATGCACATTGTTGGAACCCAAGGGTACATCGCGCCTGAATACTTATCCGATGGTATAGTCTCACCGAAAATGGATGTTTTTTCATTTGGGGTTGTTTTGCTTGAATTGATTTCTGGAAAGGAAGCCATAGACGAGGAAGGCAAAGCACTTTGGGGAAGTGCCAATGAAATTTGGGAGGGTCCGGAAGAGGAAAAGGTGAGAAAATTAACGGGGTGGATGGACACATATCTTCAAAAAGAGTCGTACTCAGTCGAAGGGTTGATGAATGTGATGACTGTCGCGATTGCTTGTGTTAACAAAGATCCTTCAAAGAGACCGAGTATGGTTGATGTTGTGTACGCTCTATGCAAGAGTGATGATCTCTTCTATGACATTTCGGGAAACGAATTTTCAACTTCTCTTGCTGCaagatagaatatatatatatatacctatagtCGGGATACATTAGCTacgatgatatatatatatatatatatatatatatatatatatatatatatatatatatatatatatatatatatatatataaaatggaATGAGGTTTGCGAGTTTTTGCTGTAAGTTGAGGTGAGTGTGCTTTCTTGGAACATAAATAATACTCTTATAGTCCTATATGTTACTACTGAATTTGTAAGCTTCaagtgaatatatatatatatatttattgttgttTCAAGTAAGTTGTGTAATTTAATGataatttgataaaaaattgcgaaaaatattttaaacgtGAAAAATTGTCTAATTGAAGTTTGCTCGAACGAGTTGAGTAATTGCTCGTTTGAGCAAACATGTTTGAAAGGAGATAGATACTTGAACCAAAATCTTGCATGTTCAAGCAAGAGATGAGAGCAGTTGCTTTCGGAATTTGTTTTGTCCTTCGGTTTTCTAAGTTGTTGATCATCCTTTAAACTATTGGTTTTGCCACAGTAATTGGCTACCCATTGTCCCGACACAAATTATCTGAGTACCCGATTATCTGAGTATCCGATAACCAAGTTTGGATTAGAACATGTGCCTCCAATTTCAACAATATCATAAAATAATGCTGACTCTTCATCTTCAACGCCCAGAAATGGAATAGCCCTCCTTCCCTTCTTTATCCAGATTTTTACACTCAAAAGTCAATCAAATCCAACAAATGCAGAGCTAAAATTATTGTCTTACCAAACCTAACTTCCGGAGATGAGAGCAATCCCGGTGTGTGAATCTTCAAAACGGTTTTTCTTGAGCACCCACCACAAGATTTGGCATCGACAAGTTATATAAACTGCAAAAACAGCAACAAGTTGAAATACCAGAATGCAAATGATTTATTCTTTATCATAACTCATCTCTACAAAATCACAAGGTCTCGTTGTTTTACATGAAGCAGGGATGTGGGATCGGCATTCCGAAGTGGCACTGTTTGAGGCTTTATACATTTCTAAACAAAAAAGATGAAACCACCCAACTCGCATTGTCAAATGATAAATTAGAATTAAGTGTTCTTCCTTTGGCTCTCTCGTATCAACGTAATTGTGATCATCGAGCCCTGATCAAGGGCAGCAACCTTGAGTAGCACTGCCGGCTCATAAAGCCAGGACAATCTTGTCCTTCAAATTGAAGGACATCTAAGACCAGGCGTGGGATCGAGCAGCATGCTGTTCTGATCTCCTTTCTCGCTTGTCCATTGGGCAAGAGAAGCAACTTGATAGGCGCGGCAAAAGGCGGATTTCTTCCAGGATGACCTGAAAGAGAATAGGCTCCGTCTTGGCTCCGTGTCTACTTGGTGCGTGTGAACTAAGAGATACTGCTTGACCTTGATGTATATTCTCCAACCAACATTGAAAACATAGACGACTTGTTATCCATCAACCGCGCAGGGCTGTCAAACTCTGCCACTCGACCTGAAAttagaaacaacctctttgttattaccAACAAGGGTAAGATTGCATGCATCCGAAACTACAAAACCTCAGTCTGGTGGGAGCCAATTAATGGCATTGGGCTAATGGAATGATGATAATATAAGCAACACAAAGTGCGCATCAAATGATGGAAGATCGGTAGTTCGCCATAGTTAATACCGGAAAACCAAAGGGCGACTACTTTGTAAAAATGCCCAAAACATATTGTAATTGCACAAAAGGAATGAGCAGACTTACCATCACTAAGGACCAAAACGAAATCGCTGTCCATGACAGTAGGTATTCTATGTGCTATGGTGACAACCGTGCAGTCCCTAAACTCCGCTCTTATTATCTTCTGAATAAGATTATCTGTGGCAGTATCAACGGAAGCAGTTGCTTCATCAAGAACAAGTATTCTTGCCTGCTTAAGCAAAGCACGTCCCAAAGAAACAAGTTGTCGTTGTCCCATACTCcagttttcaccattttcaagcACTATAAGTGAAGCAAAAATCAAATTGTAAATTGAAAAACCAAATATATTTATCAATCAAAGATCACTTCTACCCCTCGGTCACTTATATGAATACAAACCTGGTGAATCAAGCTTTTCACCTCTGAAACGAATAATGGATCCAAGCTGTGATTTATCGAGCGCCTGCAGCAAAATAAGGTTGAAGCAATTGATATATCAGACAGCCACAGAAAACGGATAGAACCCGGGAGTTTCAAATAGATCATGCATAGGTTctgttaggccgtgacaattcgtcacacaATCACCCCATGGCCCACTTACGTGGATACACCCACAGGGCACCCATAGGCTCGGGCCCAAAAACCCACAAATaatgagcgttgacttgcatacGCACTAGATAAGGTTTActctttcccaaaaccatatggtaataGGAGATTCACCCATCAAGTATTACGCAAGTCTACAACCCACTCTTTTAGCGATGTGAGATCTTcttcacatgtgaagtatttccaacaggtttcataataatgtaaaatacaGCTAACTAGGACGTGTACTATGATCGTCCTAGAAATGCAAGTAACTATGTTGGACAAGATGTATATATATTCAAACAAGATAAAAGGGAGCAGGGAAATCCAGGAATAACCTGCCAAATTTCCTGATCAGAATGTTCTTCAAGAGGATCGAGATTGCCCCTGATGGTTCCTTCATATAAGGATGGGTCTTGAGGAATAATACTCAAACGACTTCGGAGATCATGAAGCCCAATTGTGCTAATATCTATGTCGTCAATGATAATCCTTCCAGATGCAGGCTCAACCATTCGAAATAACGCCTGAATCATTGTTGATTTACCACTGCCAGTACGTCCAACCACACCAATCTTTTTCCCACCAGGGAATGTGCAATTCAAATTATGAAGCACGAGCGGAAGGTTTTCCTTATACCGCACCTGTCAATACAAGGGTCAGCAAAAAGAACTCAAAAAAGCTTATTCTTAACAACTAGCACACAAATATCCCGGCGACCTAAGAAATGAAGTGATGATGAGTGCTCTTCAGGACGGGAAGAAAAAGAGGTACTAGACTACTAGCATTGATAGTATCACAAATAACGTAAGAAACCGAAGAGACTATCGTCTAATAGTAACAATCTAGCAAACAACAGCAGACCTTCAGATCAATCAGCTCAATAGTCCCCGTTTCCGGCCATGCAGCTGGAGGACGACAGTTCTCAATAACAGGTGGAGCTTCACTTGGGATTTCAGAATATTGATTAATCCTTTCTATCGAAATGATCTTGTTTTCAAGCTTGCAAAAGCTAAGTATCCACCGCGACAAACGTGCATTCAAGTTTAACCCATATGTCACAGCAAGGCCAGCCATACCTATCAAAAAATCAAGTGCATCAGCATTACGAAGAAGATTATATATGCAGACTTGTCGaacttattttattaatctCTTTCTTGAATTCCATTAAGTGGATAACAAGACTCAATCTGATCGGAGTAAATTCTATCAAGCTGtgttttgaaattgaaaagagTTACATACTTGGATCAATAGCTCCCTGAGGGAAGCTGACGAGCAGAACCATACAGAAAGCAAAGACAAATGTGGAAAGCAACTCCATACGCAAGCAAAGCCATTCGATAGCGGAAATGCTGCAGAAAAATGGTCGGGCAAAACAATCAAGAAGGTAAAGGTTTTTCTTCATAAATCGTTTTTCTTGGCCAAATCCTCTTATTGTGGCAGCTCCAGCAATTGACTCACCAAAAAGGTGGATAACTGGGGATTTCTGGATGCTTACAATGCGAACCAATTCTCGTGAAGAAGCCATGTAGTATTTCTGCAGTAATACATACATCGCATGATTTCATATATATTCTCCAACGCAACAAAATGATAACCAAAAAAGAATACTAAATAAAAAGACTATTTTAGGATCATACATGATTACTTACATGATTACATACTGATTTCCTTGTGAATTGCGAAGTATGGTcaattttgggctattttagggttATTCTAAGGGAATTGctaattcaaaaagcgaattaacgGGCAAATTATGTTACACAGATAGACATCCAATAGTGTCCCAGCATAGACTAGATGAGGAAGCTTGCAAAAAAATTTCAGTTCATTTTCTTAAAACAGAATTCAGTTATAATGCATTACCTGCAACCACAAGCAAATAATAGCCATCGGAATAACGAGAAGCAACACTTGCCAAGTGACTTTCATCATTACACCCACTATACCAAGAAGTTGTATCGTTGTAGAAGCAAATCCACCAAGTCTGAAAGGAATATCCAAATCCACAACACTCTGATCAACAGAAACCTGGCATGTAAAGATTTGTGAGAATTAGTACAAAAATATAAGAGGGCAGCAGCCAATGTCAAAAAAAACGGAACaggaggagcaaagggaagctGTCGGGCACTGACAGAAAACGTACACGATTAAGTATCCGTCCAGCTGGAGTAGAGTCGAAAAACGACATAGGTGCTCGAAAAATGCACCTAAGCATCTTCACAAACAACTTTTGAGCAGCGGCCAGCCCAAAAGTCGCCACCAAAAGAGCCCTGACGAAAACAAACCAGGAGCTGCCGAATGCAAGTGCCATGTACACAAGAAGAAGTGTCAAACTGCTAGTCTTAGGACTGTCCCCTTCTGTTTGTGGGTTAGCCCAAGCCATCCACCAACTACTAGCTATTTGCAAAACTTGAAACAACGTTTGTGCGAGGATAATGAGCGGAATCAGCATTCCTTTATAGGCTGCTGCCATATATGACAAATAAACCTTCATACTAATTTTTCCTCGTTCTCTTTCCTCCTCTTGAACTAGCTGCTTTTTTCTTGCTCGTTTCgccttctttttctctttaattgCTTTTCGTTCGGGAGATGACATAGTAGGCTGCACTTCCTTTACTAAACTAACATTACAGCTACTAGATTCGTGATCAATGTCATCAATATCGTTCTGTGGGCTAGAATCCTCGTCAGAATCTTCTGATGAGTGAGGACCTATGTCCATTGCTTCAATTGCTTCATGATGAGCAGATACTAGGGCATTGAAATCTGTGCCAGACTGCAAAAGATCATCATATTTCCCTGCCTGTACAATGTGTCCTTCTCTGAGTACCTGCAGAAGTTGAGAGATTTAGAGTTTTAGAATACAATACATGAttatgagttgccgccttccTTCCCTCCCCTGACCCTgctcatagtttttctatggacgggatacactgggtatgataatgatgataaggCTACAATAAATGATTATGCAAATTAGACAACTCTACTTCCTGCTCATAAATCCATCCTAAAAtcttgaaaattgaaaattaatgtaaaatgttAAGCTTAGAAAATGAATCAAAATACCTATTTTGCAAAGAAACGTGAAAAAAAACAGGAATTCGATAATTAATAACTCCAATCTATGCCTTGTATAGCATAGGTGGATTTGGCACTTTACTCATACAGATTCTTGGGAGAACAAAAGCATATAATAAATCCCCAGTATCCTAAACCAATCTTCCCCCTGATGTTGGGAGTACCCACTAATTGTACAGAAACCAGAAAATTCAGACTGTACTCCAATAGTATTACCTCTCCTTCTAAACTTGAAAACCCACTAGGGGCACGAGAATAAAGATTTTCAAGGCAACGACAAACCCATTATACGATGCAACTAGTGATGAAAATTCATACGACAGCAAGTTTTGTAATCTCAACTAGAATAGGCATCAGAAGCCTAGAACTAAAGTTTGATACTTCGAAGAACTCGGAAACTTTCAGATGACCGCTTACTATTTCCCTCtcgcaataaaaaccaacagaAAATCTAGAATGTAGCAATTGTATATGCAATGTCAACATCAAATAGAAAATCTAGAAAATCTCTGGCCGCATCCTCCTTTATGTGTACGGGTTGCCAcattccttccctccccagaccctcatcatagttttctataggCAGGATACATtgggtacgatgatgatgatctaaAGGGTACTAAAATTAAAGTAGTATACAGAATAAGTTATGCTATCATTAAAGACAAGTTCATCTCTTATATTGACATAGAGTTCATACCAGTATCAGGTCAGCGGCAGGTAAAAATTCAACTTGATGTGTTACAAACACCACAGTTTTTGAAGCCAGGGCGGTCAGTATGAATTCCTGCAAAagaccaaatttttttttttagaaaacgAATTTTCATCTAGATACTAGTACAAAGCGAACTACGCGAAAGTGCATACAACCTTATACAAAAAAGACGCAGTCTGAGCATCGACAGCACTGAAGGGATCATCAAGTAGATAAATATCAGCGTCCTGATAGAGGGCTCGAGCAAGCTGCACACGCTGTTTCTGGCCACCGCTAAGGTTTATGCCTCTATCTCCAATGATTGTTTGATCTCCATGTGAAAGATTTTCTAAATCTTTCTTCAATGCACAAGAATTAAGAACACTCTTATACCTTGGCTTATCCATTGGACTTCCGAAAAGAATATTTTCTTCGATAGTTCCCGATTGTATCCATGCCAACTGAGATACATAAGCTGCAGAACCACATACTTTAACCTGATAAAAAAGAACCAGATAAATAAGCAGTCAGAGACATGGGATTTTCTTAAACTAGAACTTGATCAAACTAACTAGTCAAATATGGACTCACTTCACCAGAGATCTTGGGAATCTCCCCAAGAATGGAAGACAGGAAACTCGACTTTCCAGCACCAACAATCCCACAAACAGCAACAAGCATCCCTTTTTCAAGCTTCATTTCGATCCCTGATAAAGTCCGTCTCGACGAAGACGGATCCCAGCAGAATGATCCATCCGTAATCTCAATGGCAGTTTCTGTACTTCCCCTTGGAAGTACAATAGTAGCATCTCCTTGAAGTTCTTCCTCAAGAAGAAACGTTGAAAGACGATCAAGAGAAACTTTGGTTTGTGCCATCATTGACACCAAATCCGGGAAATTTCTAAGTGGCTCTTGGAGAATTCTAAAAGTGGCAAGAGCAGATAGAACACTTCCGGCTGTCAACTCGCCACCTAACAATATGCAAGTAGCAAAAGTGATGACTGCCACAAATATGGGAGAACCCCAGAAGATAAATGTGATAAAAGCCTGAGAATAGAGCGCTTTTCGTAGCCATTTGAACTCAACAACCCTCATATCCTCCAGCATTTTTCTATACTTATCCTCCCAAGCATGCAACTTCAACATCCTCATATTCTTCAAACACTCAGAAGTTGTCCTCATTCTTTCATCCTTTGCAGTCATTAACTTGTCTTGATACTCTTCTTGCACTCTAGCTATCGGTACGGTAACAACAATCGACACAATTGTCGCAACCAACGTCGCTAAAGAAGCAATTCCTACATTCTTATATAGAATTGCCAAAGCAAGGATGATTTGCAATGGTAGCATCCATATATCATGAAGATACCAAGAGTAATCCCCCACTCTTTGAACATCAACAGCCATATAATTCACAATTTCTCCACTAGTATGACTTTGCCTAGCAGAATTAGACAGCTTAAGACCCTTTCTATACACCATTGCAGTTAAAGCTGACCTTACATGCATACCTAAAATGTCAACCCCAATGTACCATTGCCGGGTTGCTAAAGTCTCTACTAACTTAGCTGAAAAGAATATCCCAGCTAGAATATAACCCTCATGGGGAAAAGTTGCTTTCCCTCCTAGATAATCAACAAAATAGCTAATCATGTAAGGACCCACATACGAAACGAGCGTAGTCAGGCCAGCAAAGATAGCATTACAAGCTGCCTCCCTCCAGAATGACTTCAAAATTGCCCAAGCTAATGAAGGTTGCTTCCTAGGGGTTTCAGACTTAAGCTTTTCCCAATTTGAGTTCAAAATTTTGTAGTTAGCCTTAGAACGGTCTCTAGGAGCAAGAAGTGGGATATCCTTAAGCTCAAGTGGTCTTTTAGCACCAAGGGAAAGAAGGGAATTCAACCATGAAATAGTGGCTAAGCTAAAAAGACCAGCCCCACTATAAGGGGTAACCCTTAAACACCCAGCTTCTTCTTCAAGTAAAGGCTCTTGAAGATCAGGGTATTCCATGATTTGTATCCCACTAGAACCCTTAAATGCTAGGAACCAAAGGAAACCAATTGCTGGGGTTGCAATTATATTCCCAACGACATGAGGTGACAAATGCTTAGACCCGTCTACCCACAAAATTCTACCATCAAAATATAAAGTACACAAAGAAATGAGTAAAGATACAAACCACCAAACTCTTAACAATAATGGAAATCTCTCTGACGCCCTATATTTACAATGAAGTGTCATAAGGCACATAACCAACCAAGCTAAACCTTGACTAATAGGCCAACATATAAGAACCCAACTAGCTACATTTCCATGGGATACATCCTTTATAACTCTTACCAAATCAAATCCTAACAAAACTGTTTGCACTAACAACACATAAAAGCAACTCAAAACTGACAGTTTGTACCAAATTCCCACTACAATATCACTTAGTTCATAGTCTAAACCTCGACGAATCGGAACTGAATTCGGGTTTGAATCATTCTTAATCAACCTAATACGGCCCATACAAGTGATGAATTGTCTTGCAGAAACTAGCAATACAAACACAAAGAAGAAGGCCAAATTAATGCATATTGACACCCACTCCAGTATAGGAATACCCAGGAACTCCCTAGGTAATCCTAAGCTATTAGTTGCCATTAACAATAAGCTTAATCCTGGTAATGAAACAATCGATTCAAATTAGCAACTGGGTATGATCCAAAACCAGAAATTATCTTCTAGAAAAGCAAATAAATTTGATCAAAAAGAGTAAGTCGGTTATGGAGAAATAGTACCAAAAAACACAAGACTGAACCAAATTAAGGAAATTTTGCCATCTGGGTATAAAGCTCATAAATTGAGACAGCTCACTTATAGAAAAAAGACAGAAGAAGAGAACACAGAGCACATGAAAACAAACAGATTGTTTATCATAGAATGTGAAGAAAGAGAACAAAGAAAAATGACCCaccaaaaatcagaaatttgtCTCAACTCCTCTTTTACTTGCTcaacaaaatttgaaattttgaatcaaaCCCATCAAAGATTTGACCTTATTATACCTAAAATCAATCCTTTCTAACCCAAATGAACACCCTTTTCATTCTATAAAAGCAAACCCATGTTTATAATGGGGTTTTCACTTTTCACTCTATAAATTTGAGTACTGATTTGGAAAGGTAAGTGAGAAGAATTTATTGGGACAAAAGAAGAGAATTGAATGAAGGAGAGAGAGATCTCTTTTCTCTCTTCCCTTGGCTCAACTAAGTGGGTCTTTTCAGTTCCCTTTCTCACCTAATTTGTCTGCATTTGTAGACGTTGGTTTCACCGCCCTTGGCGTGTTAGGATCGAATTTTGCTTTGTGAGTTGAGTGTTTTATCAGTTGCATGTGCTTTCTTTTGTCGACTAACGTTGGATGCTTCATGCTTGGATCTATCTTATATACTCCTCAGGACAACCTTTGCCTAACGAACCACTACTACTAATGATAGTCATGGGTCAACATTCGGGTCTTGCATTTTTCTATGGACTCTCGAGTATAGACTATAGTGTACGTGTAGGTTGAGAGAAGGGCGACTAAAACGAACTTATAAAAGATACTATGTACTAACTAAGATAATATTCGATTGTTAATTCATGTGGTTTATCTCAACCAccctcatttaaagtagaatattcaGTGCGTATGcgtatccacacttctagcttgatgggctctcgtgtgagagggagtgttagagtatataacatatcttggctcaaccatcagcttaaa
The sequence above is drawn from the Amaranthus tricolor cultivar Red isolate AtriRed21 chromosome 5, ASM2621246v1, whole genome shotgun sequence genome and encodes:
- the LOC130813931 gene encoding ABC transporter C family member 5; its protein translation is MATNSLGLPREFLGIPILEWVSICINLAFFFVFVLLVSARQFITCMGRIRLIKNDSNPNSVPIRRGLDYELSDIVVGIWYKLSVLSCFYVLLVQTVLLGFDLVRVIKDVSHGNVASWVLICWPISQGLAWLVMCLMTLHCKYRASERFPLLLRVWWFVSLLISLCTLYFDGRILWVDGSKHLSPHVVGNIIATPAIGFLWFLAFKGSSGIQIMEYPDLQEPLLEEEAGCLRVTPYSGAGLFSLATISWLNSLLSLGAKRPLELKDIPLLAPRDRSKANYKILNSNWEKLKSETPRKQPSLAWAILKSFWREAACNAIFAGLTTLVSYVGPYMISYFVDYLGGKATFPHEGYILAGIFFSAKLVETLATRQWYIGVDILGMHVRSALTAMVYRKGLKLSNSARQSHTSGEIVNYMAVDVQRVGDYSWYLHDIWMLPLQIILALAILYKNVGIASLATLVATIVSIVVTVPIARVQEEYQDKLMTAKDERMRTTSECLKNMRMLKLHAWEDKYRKMLEDMRVVEFKWLRKALYSQAFITFIFWGSPIFVAVITFATCILLGGELTAGSVLSALATFRILQEPLRNFPDLVSMMAQTKVSLDRLSTFLLEEELQGDATIVLPRGSTETAIEITDGSFCWDPSSSRRTLSGIEMKLEKGMLVAVCGIVGAGKSSFLSSILGEIPKISGEVKVCGSAAYVSQLAWIQSGTIEENILFGSPMDKPRYKSVLNSCALKKDLENLSHGDQTIIGDRGINLSGGQKQRVQLARALYQDADIYLLDDPFSAVDAQTASFLYKEFILTALASKTVVFVTHQVEFLPAADLILVLREGHIVQAGKYDDLLQSGTDFNALVSAHHEAIEAMDIGPHSSEDSDEDSSPQNDIDDIDHESSSCNVSLVKEVQPTMSSPERKAIKEKKKAKRARKKQLVQEEERERGKISMKVYLSYMAAAYKGMLIPLIILAQTLFQVLQIASSWWMAWANPQTEGDSPKTSSLTLLLVYMALAFGSSWFVFVRALLVATFGLAAAQKLFVKMLRCIFRAPMSFFDSTPAGRILNRVSVDQSVVDLDIPFRLGGFASTTIQLLGIVGVMMKVTWQVLLLVIPMAIICLWLQKYYMASSRELVRIVSIQKSPVIHLFGESIAGAATIRGFGQEKRFMKKNLYLLDCFARPFFCSISAIEWLCLRMELLSTFVFAFCMVLLVSFPQGAIDPSMAGLAVTYGLNLNARLSRWILSFCKLENKIISIERINQYSEIPSEAPPVIENCRPPAAWPETGTIELIDLKVRYKENLPLVLHNLNCTFPGGKKIGVVGRTGSGKSTMIQALFRMVEPASGRIIIDDIDISTIGLHDLRSRLSIIPQDPSLYEGTIRGNLDPLEEHSDQEIWQALDKSQLGSIIRFRGEKLDSPVLENGENWSMGQRQLVSLGRALLKQARILVLDEATASVDTATDNLIQKIIRAEFRDCTVVTIAHRIPTVMDSDFVLVLSDGRVAEFDSPARLMDNKSSMFSMLVGEYTSRSSSIS